From a single Kitasatospora azatica KCTC 9699 genomic region:
- a CDS encoding MFS transporter: protein MVRTYGSRFEKLHAAAVGTRLGDSARTSAVAVLGAQLTASPTMLSLVSAMSFAPWLVFGLPAGALVDRWDKRRAFLLSDSVRCVLAAVLVVAALAGQVSIPLLIVFVFALTSLQTVSDSCFSSLLPSTVPEQDLGTANARLSASQSTVGIVAAPLGSYLASVGNALPFLLNVLTFGAAAGWVTALPTDIDRKAGSSEVADGPEPATAATRGILRGIVRDVREGLESVRGHGLLTLLLLCVTVNNFCNGLNSGVLPLLAIRGVGVHPSGYGLLTGANAASMVLGNLAAGRLAARDTPHRHVAGLAIAFKIPGFLLIFWAHSLTVLVLGMAALGLAAGLWNVPSSTLLMTSAPRATIGRTMALFRTLSVAGMPLGAVASGLLASAAGVRAGALAAAFLTAAVLVGFLRRAQRLSPLPVASPGRT, encoded by the coding sequence GTGGTTCGCACTTACGGGTCCCGGTTCGAGAAGCTCCACGCCGCGGCGGTGGGCACCCGGCTCGGTGACTCCGCCCGGACCTCGGCGGTCGCCGTGCTGGGGGCGCAGCTGACCGCGAGCCCGACGATGCTCTCCCTGGTGTCAGCCATGTCGTTCGCGCCGTGGCTGGTCTTCGGGCTGCCTGCGGGAGCGCTGGTCGACCGGTGGGACAAGCGCCGGGCCTTTCTGCTGTCGGACAGCGTCCGCTGCGTGCTCGCGGCCGTTCTCGTCGTGGCAGCGCTAGCCGGCCAGGTCTCGATCCCGCTGCTGATCGTCTTCGTCTTCGCGCTCACCAGCCTCCAGACGGTCTCCGACAGCTGCTTCTCCAGCCTGCTGCCGTCCACCGTCCCCGAGCAGGACCTGGGGACCGCCAATGCTCGACTCAGCGCTTCCCAGTCCACCGTCGGGATCGTTGCGGCACCGCTGGGAAGCTACCTCGCGTCCGTCGGGAACGCGCTGCCGTTCCTGCTGAACGTCCTGACGTTCGGCGCGGCCGCCGGCTGGGTCACCGCGCTGCCGACCGACATCGACCGGAAGGCCGGCAGCTCCGAAGTGGCCGACGGTCCCGAACCGGCGACAGCGGCGACGCGCGGCATCCTCCGCGGCATCGTGCGTGACGTCCGCGAAGGGCTCGAGAGCGTGCGCGGCCACGGCCTCCTCACCCTCCTGCTGCTCTGCGTCACCGTCAACAACTTCTGCAACGGCCTCAACAGCGGTGTGCTGCCCCTGCTGGCGATCCGCGGTGTTGGTGTCCACCCCAGTGGTTACGGTCTCCTGACGGGTGCCAACGCCGCGAGCATGGTCCTGGGCAATCTGGCCGCGGGCAGGCTGGCGGCTCGTGACACTCCCCACCGCCATGTGGCCGGCCTGGCGATCGCCTTCAAGATCCCCGGATTCCTGCTGATCTTCTGGGCGCATTCGCTGACGGTCCTGGTCCTGGGAATGGCCGCACTCGGGCTGGCAGCGGGACTGTGGAACGTGCCGTCGTCCACACTCCTGATGACCTCCGCGCCACGGGCCACGATCGGCCGGACCATGGCGCTGTTCCGGACGCTCTCCGTCGCGGGCATGCCGCTGGGCGCCGTCGCGAGCGGACTGCTGGCCTCCGCTGCCGGTGTCCGGGCCGGCGCTTTGGCGGCCGCGTTCCTGACCGCAGCCGTCCTGGTCGGTTTTCTGCGACGGGCCCAGCGCCTGTCCCCGCTCCCTGTCGCCTCGCCTGGAAGGACCTGA
- a CDS encoding JmjC domain-containing protein: MLSVPAAALDRISECWNDRHWIGRAALSPEISAERVLSLLTDPNLHWPYLTLVRSSSQPAVKEFTDAVPGFRQRVIDPDRLRELVGQGYTMKFQRLEDFDGAVRAEVAAFQAHFGLATTAYAFVTPTESRGLSFHRDASHVLAVQLEGHKEWEIVRPTAGANPNAGLEPDPQGERFSFVLAPGDMLYLPHGWPHRARTASDRSTHLTFTLSRPHPYALASQLLGSGAVATETIAAAATDRLGL; the protein is encoded by the coding sequence GTGCTTTCCGTCCCGGCTGCGGCCCTGGACCGCATCTCGGAGTGCTGGAACGATCGCCACTGGATCGGCCGCGCAGCACTCTCACCCGAGATCAGCGCCGAAAGGGTCCTGAGCCTGCTCACCGATCCGAATCTCCACTGGCCCTACCTGACCCTGGTCCGCTCGAGCAGTCAGCCGGCCGTGAAGGAGTTCACCGACGCGGTTCCCGGATTCCGCCAGCGGGTGATCGATCCCGACCGGCTCAGGGAGCTGGTCGGGCAGGGGTACACCATGAAGTTCCAGCGGCTGGAGGACTTCGACGGCGCCGTCCGTGCCGAAGTCGCGGCGTTCCAGGCCCATTTCGGCCTGGCCACCACGGCCTACGCGTTCGTGACCCCGACTGAGTCACGGGGGTTGAGCTTCCACCGGGACGCCTCCCACGTGCTGGCCGTCCAGCTGGAGGGCCACAAGGAGTGGGAGATCGTCCGCCCGACGGCAGGCGCCAACCCGAACGCGGGACTGGAGCCCGATCCGCAGGGCGAGCGGTTCAGCTTCGTGCTGGCTCCGGGCGACATGTTGTACCTGCCTCACGGCTGGCCGCACCGGGCCCGCACCGCCTCGGACCGGTCGACGCACCTCACCTTCACGCTCTCCCGTCCCCACCCGTACGCCCTCGCCTCGCAGTTGCTCGGCTCGGGTGCTGTGGCTACGGAGACGATCGCAGCCGCCGCCACCGACCGACTGGGACTCTGA
- a CDS encoding GNAT family N-acetyltransferase, whose product MSDHTNPFAEYQPHLAERRTSVDAALREASAEDLTALAAVQVRVRGGEEREWVTRLAKALDSERGTVVLCQVDGVVAGYANVAFLPEHPVDRAPGGYYLTGVTVDHPWRRQGLGRLLTQWRMGWAWERARDIWCFVSTENRASLDLHSALGFTPVRTGGSFQGVSFTAGEGILMGAHRSPAPPA is encoded by the coding sequence GTGTCGGATCACACCAACCCGTTCGCGGAGTATCAGCCCCACCTCGCCGAACGCCGCACTTCGGTGGACGCCGCTCTGCGCGAAGCGTCAGCCGAGGACCTCACCGCGCTCGCCGCCGTGCAGGTGAGGGTGCGTGGTGGCGAGGAGCGGGAATGGGTGACCCGCCTGGCGAAAGCACTCGACAGCGAGCGCGGCACCGTGGTGCTCTGCCAGGTCGACGGGGTGGTTGCCGGCTATGCGAACGTCGCGTTCCTGCCCGAGCATCCGGTGGACCGGGCACCGGGCGGCTACTACCTGACGGGTGTCACGGTGGACCACCCGTGGCGGCGACAGGGGCTGGGCCGACTGCTCACCCAGTGGCGGATGGGCTGGGCATGGGAGCGTGCCAGGGACATCTGGTGCTTCGTCTCCACGGAGAACCGCGCCTCGCTCGACCTGCACAGCGCGCTCGGCTTCACGCCGGTGCGCACCGGAGGCAGCTTCCAGGGAGTCTCCTTCACTGCCGGGGAGGGCATCCTCATGGGCGCCCACCGCTCCCCGGCACCGCCTGCCTGA
- a CDS encoding TIGR03086 family metal-binding protein, which produces MDPRSLYTRTLDQLEKVFAAVTPADLDRPTPCTEYDLRALLGHVIGGIHRIAYIGEGGRGLDIAPMVDRVDDTDWPGALDRARVRVTAAWADEAKLERIVEVPWGEMPGAMALGGYAMEATTHTWDLVQVVAPGLALDEELAQISLGIAQQALPAERSREGLPFGPAREVPADASAYARLAGWLGREVAFAGR; this is translated from the coding sequence ATGGACCCGCGTTCGCTCTACACCCGCACCCTCGACCAGCTGGAGAAGGTCTTCGCAGCCGTCACCCCCGCCGACCTGGACCGCCCCACCCCGTGCACCGAGTACGACCTGCGGGCGCTGCTCGGCCACGTGATCGGCGGAATCCATCGGATCGCCTACATCGGTGAGGGCGGGCGCGGGCTGGACATCGCCCCGATGGTCGACCGGGTGGACGACACCGACTGGCCCGGCGCGCTCGACCGGGCCCGGGTCCGGGTGACCGCCGCCTGGGCGGACGAGGCCAAGCTGGAGCGGATCGTCGAGGTCCCGTGGGGCGAGATGCCCGGGGCGATGGCGCTGGGCGGCTATGCGATGGAGGCCACCACCCACACCTGGGACTTGGTGCAGGTGGTCGCCCCGGGGCTGGCGCTGGACGAGGAGCTGGCGCAGATCTCGCTGGGCATCGCCCAGCAGGCGCTGCCGGCCGAGCGCAGCCGCGAGGGGCTCCCGTTCGGGCCGGCCCGTGAGGTGCCCGCCGACGCGAGCGCATACGCCCGGCTCGCGGGCTGGCTGGGCCGCGAGGTGGCGTTCGCCGGGCGGTGA
- a CDS encoding helix-turn-helix transcriptional regulator translates to MKSDRLLSILLLLQTRGQVPATELAERLEVSVRTIYRDVDALSAAGIPVWAERGRHGGINLLPGYRTDVTGLTGDEARALFVLSTQASHEALGLGDALASALRKVMAALPAPHRPAAERTSERILIDPARWMQQPVGASALGELQQAVFTDRRVLLTYRHSGAAEANEYTVDPYGLVSKAGVWYLAADLDAAPRLFRVDRVRAAAIGEDPVLRRAGQTLASVWAVLREQVERVPDDVLLRARVRRSRLDMLLRIHGPRVSEPPAPGDGEWAELTLAFPVVAAARALLSFGADLEILAPSEARAELARAATEVAEVYR, encoded by the coding sequence GTGAAATCCGACCGCCTGCTGTCGATCCTGCTGCTGCTCCAGACCCGCGGTCAGGTGCCCGCCACCGAGTTGGCCGAGCGCCTTGAGGTCTCGGTCCGCACCATCTACCGGGACGTCGACGCCCTGTCGGCGGCCGGGATCCCGGTCTGGGCCGAACGCGGCCGGCACGGCGGGATCAACCTGCTGCCCGGCTACCGCACCGACGTCACCGGGCTGACCGGCGACGAGGCCCGCGCGCTCTTCGTACTCTCCACCCAGGCCTCGCACGAGGCGCTCGGCCTCGGCGACGCCCTCGCCTCGGCGCTGCGCAAGGTGATGGCCGCGCTGCCGGCCCCGCACCGCCCGGCCGCCGAGCGCACCAGCGAGCGGATCCTGATCGACCCGGCCCGCTGGATGCAGCAGCCGGTCGGGGCGAGCGCGCTGGGCGAGCTGCAGCAGGCCGTCTTCACCGACCGGCGAGTGCTGCTGACGTACCGGCACAGCGGCGCCGCGGAGGCCAACGAATACACGGTCGACCCGTACGGCCTGGTGAGCAAGGCCGGCGTCTGGTACCTGGCGGCCGACCTGGACGCCGCGCCCCGCCTCTTCCGGGTGGACCGGGTGCGGGCCGCCGCCATCGGCGAGGACCCGGTGCTCCGGCGGGCCGGCCAGACCCTCGCGAGCGTGTGGGCGGTGCTTCGCGAGCAGGTGGAGCGGGTGCCCGATGACGTGCTGCTCCGGGCTCGGGTGCGCCGCAGCCGACTCGACATGCTGCTGCGCATCCACGGGCCCCGGGTGTCCGAGCCGCCCGCCCCGGGTGACGGCGAGTGGGCCGAGCTGACCCTCGCGTTCCCGGTCGTCGCGGCTGCCCGGGCCCTGCTCAGCTTCGGCGCCGACCTGGAGATCCTCGCCCCGTCCGAGGCCCGCGCCGAACTGGCCCGCGCGGCGACGGAGGTGGCCGAGGTGTACCGCTAG
- a CDS encoding cupin domain-containing protein, producing the protein MDSTPSLEGWDIAGVDGGDERPWIPWGSQGKARARIAARADGYHVAIVEAEPGYRTDPHVHEHAEFLYVIEGTLSNQGRTMTVGDVFAAAAGSAHTDFVAETAVRYVSIFKL; encoded by the coding sequence ATGGACTCCACCCCCTCGCTCGAAGGCTGGGACATCGCCGGCGTCGACGGCGGTGACGAACGGCCCTGGATACCCTGGGGCTCGCAGGGCAAGGCGCGGGCCAGGATCGCCGCGCGGGCGGACGGCTACCACGTCGCCATCGTGGAGGCCGAGCCCGGATACCGGACCGATCCGCACGTGCACGAGCACGCCGAGTTCCTCTACGTCATCGAGGGCACCCTCAGCAACCAGGGGCGCACCATGACCGTCGGTGACGTCTTCGCGGCCGCCGCGGGGTCCGCGCACACCGACTTCGTCGCTGAGACGGCCGTCCGGTACGTCTCGATCTTCAAGCTCTGA
- a CDS encoding IS110 family RNA-guided transposase — translation MPELWAGTDAGKGEHHCTAIDTDGNKVLSRRVPNNEPELLELLGDVLELADGGPVTWAVDLNSGGAALLIALLVSHEQKLLYTPGRTVHHASAAYRGSGKTDAKDAFVIADTARMRRDLQPLTETSEIAVDLRIMTARRMDLSADRTRAINRLRAQLLEYFPALERAFDYSTSKTALILLTGYQTPSALRRIGRARLTTWLKNHGVRTVTNAKSAANTALTAAEAQHTVVPGEKTAARMVRTLAMEVMALDEEIDQLNTLIEERFREHPDAAVITSMPGIGDTLGAEFIAATGGDMAAFGSPDRLAGVAGLAPVPRDSGKISGNLQRPRRYSRRLLRMCYLAAQAAAIHCPESRRFYQRKRAEGKSHKQAVLALARRRLNVLWALIRDHRTFETAADRQATAAA, via the coding sequence GTGCCCGAACTGTGGGCCGGGACAGATGCGGGTAAGGGCGAGCACCACTGCACGGCGATCGACACGGACGGGAACAAGGTCCTCTCCCGGCGGGTGCCGAACAACGAGCCAGAACTGCTCGAACTGCTCGGCGACGTCCTGGAGTTGGCCGACGGAGGCCCCGTTACCTGGGCGGTCGACCTCAACTCCGGCGGCGCCGCCCTGTTGATCGCCCTCCTGGTCAGCCACGAGCAGAAGCTGCTCTACACCCCCGGCCGGACCGTGCACCACGCCTCGGCCGCCTACCGGGGCAGCGGGAAGACGGACGCGAAGGACGCCTTCGTCATCGCCGACACCGCCCGCATGCGGCGTGATCTGCAGCCGCTGACCGAGACGAGCGAGATCGCGGTGGACCTGCGGATCATGACGGCCCGCCGTATGGACCTGTCGGCCGACCGCACCCGCGCCATCAACCGGCTCCGCGCCCAGCTGCTGGAGTACTTCCCCGCCCTTGAGCGGGCGTTCGACTACAGCACCTCCAAGACCGCGCTCATCCTGCTGACCGGCTACCAGACGCCCTCCGCGCTGCGGCGGATCGGCCGGGCCCGGCTGACGACCTGGCTCAAGAACCACGGCGTCCGCACCGTCACCAACGCCAAGAGCGCCGCTAACACCGCGCTCACCGCCGCCGAGGCCCAGCACACCGTCGTGCCCGGTGAGAAGACCGCCGCCAGGATGGTCCGCACCCTTGCCATGGAGGTGATGGCCCTCGATGAGGAGATCGACCAGCTCAACACCCTCATCGAGGAACGGTTTCGCGAGCACCCCGACGCCGCAGTGATCACCAGCATGCCCGGCATCGGCGACACGCTCGGAGCCGAGTTCATCGCCGCCACGGGCGGCGACATGGCCGCCTTCGGCAGCCCCGACCGGCTCGCCGGCGTCGCCGGTCTCGCCCCGGTTCCCCGCGATTCGGGCAAGATCAGCGGCAACCTGCAACGCCCTCGCCGCTACAGCCGGCGCCTGCTGCGGATGTGCTACCTCGCCGCCCAGGCCGCCGCAATCCACTGTCCCGAGTCTCGGCGCTTCTACCAACGCAAACGGGCTGAGGGGAAGTCCCACAAGCAAGCCGTGCTGGCCCTGGCCCGCCGTCGTCTCAATGTGCTCTGGGCCCTCATACGCGACCACCGCACCTTCGAGACAGCCGCTGACCGGCAAGCAACTGCCGCAGCCTGA
- a CDS encoding cation:proton antiporter, whose translation MIALVVSMGTLFAWALVAGRLARWSVTAPVAMTAAGVALTAGPHPLVRISLTTSDAERAVEIILAVLLFTDATDVPARVVREQRRVLTRLLVLALPMTLAAGTLLGRLLFPSGGWWLAALFASVTVPVDLAPAAELIRDSRLPSWLRAVLTVESGLNDGIVAPVFLLCLAGVEARGAASGSVGDALRSAVGALLWAVLAGVLVGKPGGLLLRRSWLAGWTRPAAVRLGILALPLMAYGLAIVLGGSGFIAAFVAGLCFAPDSRALPPKALRLVEDTGTLLSLALWFVFGELVTQAFTGDFDGRVVAYGALALTVFRIVPVLLSLAGSGLGRGDRLLLAWLGPRGLATIVFGLLAFVTLAPAHPHAADLIGQVMTMTVLMSLLLHGLTYGPLAAWYASARQRADGCQRRAGNPS comes from the coding sequence GTGATCGCGCTGGTCGTCAGCATGGGGACGCTGTTCGCCTGGGCCCTGGTGGCCGGGCGGCTGGCCCGCTGGAGCGTCACGGCGCCGGTGGCGATGACGGCGGCGGGCGTGGCGCTGACGGCCGGGCCGCATCCGCTGGTGCGGATCAGCCTGACCACCTCGGATGCCGAGCGGGCCGTCGAGATCATTCTCGCCGTCCTGCTGTTCACCGATGCCACCGACGTACCGGCCCGGGTGGTCCGGGAGCAGCGTCGCGTGTTGACGCGACTGCTGGTGCTCGCGTTGCCGATGACGCTGGCTGCCGGGACACTGCTGGGCCGCCTGCTGTTCCCGTCCGGCGGTTGGTGGTTGGCGGCACTGTTCGCCTCGGTGACGGTGCCGGTCGACCTGGCCCCGGCCGCCGAGCTGATCCGCGACTCCCGCCTGCCGTCCTGGCTGCGCGCGGTGCTCACGGTGGAGAGCGGGCTGAACGACGGCATCGTCGCGCCGGTCTTCCTGCTCTGCCTCGCGGGCGTCGAGGCGCGCGGGGCGGCCTCGGGGTCGGTCGGCGACGCGCTGCGCAGCGCGGTGGGGGCGCTGCTCTGGGCGGTCCTGGCGGGCGTCCTGGTCGGCAAGCCCGGTGGCTTGCTGCTGCGGCGCTCCTGGCTGGCCGGTTGGACCCGACCCGCCGCCGTCCGGCTCGGGATCCTCGCGCTGCCGTTGATGGCGTACGGGCTGGCGATCGTGCTGGGCGGCAGCGGCTTCATCGCCGCCTTCGTGGCCGGGCTGTGCTTCGCCCCGGACTCCCGGGCCCTGCCACCCAAGGCGCTGCGCCTGGTCGAGGACACCGGGACGCTGCTCTCGTTGGCGCTCTGGTTCGTCTTCGGCGAACTCGTCACCCAGGCGTTCACCGGTGACTTCGACGGCCGGGTGGTGGCCTACGGGGCCTTGGCGCTGACGGTTTTCCGGATCGTCCCCGTGCTGCTCAGCCTGGCCGGCAGCGGCCTGGGCCGCGGCGACCGGCTGCTACTGGCCTGGCTCGGGCCGCGGGGCCTGGCGACCATCGTCTTCGGCCTGCTCGCCTTCGTCACCCTCGCCCCCGCGCACCCGCACGCCGCCGATCTGATCGGCCAGGTGATGACGATGACCGTACTGATGAGCCTGCTGCTGCACGGACTGACGTACGGGCCGCTGGCGGCCTGGTACGCGTCGGCCCGGCAGCGGGCCGACGGCTGCCAGCGGCGGGCCGGGAACCCGTCCTGA
- a CDS encoding MarR family winged helix-turn-helix transcriptional regulator, giving the protein MTSPPPAAITAAVTAADAVAPTPAQLMDQLAQAAAAYYRNFATVAAQRGLTLMQGKMLSLLRRPMPMRTLAELLACDASNVTGIVDRLESRGLLRRESDPADRRVKLVLLTAEGERAVAQIRAELMSELSGLESLEEGDRRALQRLLGQVFPA; this is encoded by the coding sequence ATGACCTCGCCACCGCCCGCAGCCATCACCGCCGCCGTCACCGCCGCCGATGCCGTCGCGCCGACGCCGGCGCAGCTGATGGACCAGCTCGCCCAGGCGGCGGCCGCCTACTACCGGAACTTCGCGACCGTCGCGGCGCAGCGCGGCCTCACCCTGATGCAGGGCAAGATGCTCAGCCTGCTCCGCCGGCCGATGCCGATGCGCACCCTCGCCGAACTGCTCGCGTGCGACGCCTCCAATGTCACCGGGATCGTCGACCGGCTGGAGTCGCGCGGGCTGCTCCGTCGCGAGAGCGACCCTGCGGACCGGCGGGTCAAGCTGGTGCTGCTCACGGCGGAGGGGGAGCGGGCTGTCGCGCAGATCCGCGCCGAGCTGATGTCCGAGCTCAGTGGCCTGGAGAGCCTGGAGGAGGGGGATCGGCGCGCGCTGCAGCGACTGCTGGGGCAGGTCTTCCCGGCGTAG
- a CDS encoding aldehyde dehydrogenase family protein → MAPTDPGTVVAHLRATFDTGRTKPLDWRLGQLQALRTLLTEQQDVFLAALHADLGKGPAEAYRTEIGFTLNELDHTVAHLAEWLRPKPAGLPDAFLPAEARVVRDPLGVVLVIAPWNYPLQLALAPLVGALAAGNTVVLKPSELAPATSAAIAELLPRYLDPQAVAVVEGAVPETTALLEQRFDHIFYTGNGAVGRIVMAAAARYLTPVTLELGGKSPVVVEPGVDLAATAQRLVRGKFLNAGQTCVAPDYVLAVGDSATELEAQLAAAVEATYGADPAADPEYGRIVNERHFDRLTALLDSGRVVTGGGHDRATRYLAPTVLADVSPEAPVMREEIFGPILPIIAVPDLDAAIAFINGREKPLALYAFTDSEQTKQRLTIETSSGALAFGLPVSHLAVPELPFGGVGESGMGRYHGEYSIDTFSHAKAILDKPVS, encoded by the coding sequence ATGGCCCCCACCGACCCCGGCACGGTCGTGGCACACCTGCGCGCCACCTTCGACACCGGCCGCACCAAGCCGCTCGACTGGCGCCTCGGCCAGTTGCAGGCGCTGCGCACCCTGCTCACCGAGCAGCAGGACGTCTTCCTGGCAGCGCTCCACGCCGACCTGGGCAAGGGGCCCGCCGAGGCGTACCGCACCGAGATCGGCTTCACCCTCAACGAGCTGGACCACACCGTGGCGCACCTGGCGGAGTGGCTGCGTCCCAAGCCTGCCGGCCTGCCCGACGCCTTCCTGCCCGCCGAAGCGCGGGTGGTCCGGGACCCGCTGGGCGTCGTGCTGGTGATCGCCCCGTGGAACTACCCGCTGCAGCTGGCCCTCGCCCCGCTGGTGGGCGCCCTGGCCGCCGGCAACACCGTGGTGCTCAAGCCCAGCGAGCTGGCCCCGGCCACCTCGGCGGCGATCGCCGAGCTGCTCCCCCGCTACCTCGACCCGCAGGCCGTCGCCGTGGTCGAGGGCGCGGTCCCGGAGACCACCGCGCTGCTGGAGCAGCGTTTCGACCACATCTTCTACACCGGCAACGGCGCGGTCGGCCGGATCGTCATGGCGGCCGCCGCCCGGTACCTCACCCCGGTCACCCTGGAGCTCGGCGGCAAGAGCCCGGTCGTGGTCGAGCCCGGCGTCGACCTGGCCGCCACCGCCCAGCGGCTGGTCCGCGGCAAGTTCCTCAACGCCGGTCAGACCTGCGTCGCCCCCGACTACGTGCTGGCCGTCGGCGACAGCGCCACCGAGTTGGAGGCGCAGTTGGCCGCCGCCGTCGAGGCGACCTACGGCGCGGACCCGGCGGCCGACCCGGAGTACGGACGGATCGTCAACGAGCGCCACTTCGACCGGCTCACCGCCCTGCTCGACAGCGGCCGGGTGGTCACCGGCGGCGGCCACGACCGCGCCACCCGCTACCTGGCTCCGACCGTGCTGGCCGACGTCTCGCCGGAGGCGCCGGTGATGCGGGAGGAGATCTTCGGCCCGATCCTGCCGATCATCGCGGTGCCCGACCTGGACGCGGCGATCGCCTTCATCAACGGGCGGGAGAAGCCGCTCGCGCTCTACGCCTTCACCGACTCCGAGCAGACCAAGCAGCGGCTGACCATCGAGACCTCCTCCGGCGCGCTCGCCTTCGGCCTGCCGGTCTCCCACCTGGCCGTTCCGGAGCTGCCGTTCGGTGGCGTCGGCGAGAGCGGCATGGGCCGCTACCACGGCGAGTACTCCATCGATACCTTCAGTCACGCGAAGGCCATCCTCGACAAGCCGGTCAGCTGA
- a CDS encoding maleylpyruvate isomerase family mycothiol-dependent enzyme: protein MNSPHLPDHRAAVAAETARFAALVKGADLATPVPSCPGWTLAELVKHAGSVQRWFSVLLHARIQQPPRSRDVDLRLPAEQDGYPDWLAESASVAAEAFAVTEPDFPMWAWGADQHARFWARRMLFETLLHRVDAELALGLQPRIDRTLALDGVDEFLVNLPFAAFFAPKVAELRGTDQSIRFHATDADRDGDGDGDWLIRLRPDGFGLEPAAELAAGLPHTTADATVHGSAADLLLLVYGRLPYGAEVFSTEGDQDLLARWFANSAF, encoded by the coding sequence ATGAACTCCCCCCACCTGCCCGACCACCGCGCGGCCGTCGCCGCCGAGACCGCCCGGTTCGCGGCCCTGGTCAAGGGCGCCGACCTGGCCACCCCGGTCCCCAGCTGCCCGGGCTGGACGCTGGCCGAGCTGGTCAAGCACGCCGGCAGCGTGCAGCGCTGGTTCTCCGTCCTGCTGCACGCGCGGATCCAGCAGCCGCCACGCAGCCGTGACGTGGACCTGCGGCTGCCGGCCGAGCAGGACGGCTACCCGGACTGGCTGGCCGAGAGCGCGAGTGTGGCGGCCGAGGCGTTCGCGGTCACCGAGCCCGACTTCCCGATGTGGGCCTGGGGCGCCGACCAGCACGCCCGGTTCTGGGCCCGCCGGATGCTCTTCGAGACCCTGCTGCACCGCGTCGACGCGGAGCTGGCCTTGGGTCTGCAGCCGCGGATCGACCGGACGCTCGCGCTGGACGGAGTCGACGAGTTCCTGGTCAACCTGCCCTTCGCCGCCTTCTTCGCGCCCAAGGTGGCCGAACTGCGCGGCACCGACCAGAGCATCCGGTTCCACGCCACCGACGCAGACCGGGACGGGGACGGGGACGGGGACTGGCTCATCCGGCTGCGGCCCGACGGCTTCGGGCTCGAGCCGGCCGCCGAGCTCGCCGCCGGGCTGCCGCACACCACCGCCGACGCGACGGTGCACGGCAGCGCGGCCGATCTGCTGCTCCTCGTCTACGGGCGACTGCCGTACGGCGCCGAGGTGTTCAGCACCGAGGGCGACCAGGACCTGCTGGCCCGCTGGTTCGCCAACTCGGCCTTCTGA
- a CDS encoding S-methyl-5'-thioadenosine phosphorylase — MHTHVEQRAEIGVIGGSGLYALLDEVTEITVGTPYGAPSDSLFLGEIAGRKVAFLPRHGRGHKLPPHRINYRANLWAMHALGVRQVVAPCAVGGLRAEYGPGTLLIPDQFVDRTSGRAQTYYDGLPLPDGSIPEVVHVSAADPYCPPGRAAALAAARAQDWEPVDGGTLVVIEGPRFSTRAESRWYSGNGWSVVGMTGHPEAVLARELGLCYTSLALVTDLDAGVETGEGVTHAEVLEVFARNVDRLRGVLFKTVESLPADRDCVCSHALDGMPTGLPGVPG, encoded by the coding sequence ATGCATACCCACGTTGAGCAGCGGGCCGAGATCGGAGTGATCGGGGGCTCCGGTCTCTACGCCTTGCTGGACGAGGTCACCGAGATCACCGTCGGCACCCCCTACGGCGCGCCCAGCGACTCGCTCTTCCTCGGCGAGATCGCCGGCCGCAAGGTCGCCTTCCTGCCCCGGCACGGGCGCGGCCACAAGCTCCCGCCGCACCGGATCAACTACCGCGCCAACCTCTGGGCGATGCACGCGCTCGGGGTCCGCCAGGTGGTCGCCCCCTGCGCGGTCGGCGGACTGCGCGCCGAGTACGGGCCCGGCACCCTGCTGATCCCCGACCAGTTCGTCGACCGCACCTCGGGCCGGGCGCAGACCTACTACGACGGCCTGCCGCTGCCCGACGGCAGCATCCCCGAGGTGGTCCACGTCTCCGCCGCCGACCCCTACTGCCCGCCCGGACGGGCCGCCGCACTGGCCGCCGCCCGCGCCCAGGACTGGGAGCCGGTGGACGGCGGCACGCTGGTGGTGATCGAGGGCCCGCGCTTCTCCACCCGGGCCGAGTCCCGCTGGTACAGCGGCAACGGCTGGTCGGTGGTCGGCATGACGGGCCATCCGGAGGCCGTGCTCGCTCGCGAACTGGGCCTGTGCTACACCTCGCTGGCGCTGGTGACCGACCTCGACGCGGGGGTGGAGACCGGGGAGGGGGTCACCCACGCCGAGGTGCTGGAGGTCTTCGCGCGCAACGTGGACCGGCTGCGCGGCGTGCTGTTCAAGACCGTCGAGTCGCTCCCGGCCGACCGCGACTGCGTCTGCTCGCACGCCCTGGACGGGATGCCGACCGGGCTCCCCGGAGTGCCCGGGTAG